The following coding sequences are from one Lolium rigidum isolate FL_2022 chromosome 6, APGP_CSIRO_Lrig_0.1, whole genome shotgun sequence window:
- the LOC124660192 gene encoding paired amphipathic helix protein Sin3-like 4: protein MKRSREDAVSGSQLKRPTVAARSDPPTQPQPMPPAGPPAPAPQPQAAAPAQLSGGSAAAAAAGQKLTTNDALVYLKAVKDKFQDNRAKYEEFLEVMRDFKSERIDTNGVIIRVKTLFNGYPELILGFNTFLPKGFAIRLQDDKEKKPVDFVEAINFVNKIKSRFQRDEHVYKSFLDILNMYRKDNKSIQDVYHEVAILFCDHKDLLEEFQHFLPDTSVSQQAETAPRAGLVKREAPLMPPVGRSEKPRAYPSHADRDTSVDRPDVEHDRQRRRPDKERKAERDRRDYERDEKDVEHDSKDLDVGLRKRKPFPSANLTGAEAQQGGLPENHGINGASASSYDNKDALKSVYAQEFHFCEKVKEKLEYDAYQEFLKCLHIYSQEIITRSELKNLVSDILQHYPDLMDGFNEFLDHCENIDGFLAGVFSKKQPGRLVKTEDKERDKEHEREERNRDRDREREKERLKEGASQKPSVTKDKYLSKPISELDLSNCQRCTPSYRLLPKNYPMPPAGNRTDLGASVLNDHWVSVTSGSEDYSFKHMRKNQYEESLFRCEDDRFELDMLLESVNAATKRVEELIEKMQDNSLKPESPIRMDEHLTPLNLRCIERLYGDHGLDVMDVLRRNASVALPVILSRLKQKQEEWSRCRSDFNKVWAEIYAKNYHKSLDHRSFYFKQQDSKSLSVKSLLTEIKEINEKKRKEDDVLIAIAAGNRRPIVPNMSFEYVDSKVHEDLYKIVKYSCGEVCSSSDQLDKVMKMWTTFLEPILGVQPRSHGTMDADLIKPKNGITKSSIATLGESNTTTDGVAAQQGHGDESKQQDQAPSGVVRLARLGKGVAADSQNGSHDADRTARRDDEASNIAPNGRVQAAAFIIDEMSAVSTQNMPTERSAVQHNNIKANSEITPGMNASRSSHAGVSVAGGARASHQVSPSIEGGETGRPGTSLNGGGTNEGNKGRLFNEPAASHIISKVEREEGELSPNGDFEEDNFVPMEDGASKTKEGSTSRTSKVRPGEVDTEAAGENDADDDGEESTQRSTEDSENASEAGEDPSGSESGDGEHCSREDHDEEEDMDHDDQDTKAESEGEAEGTTETHDVEGGISLPLSERFLYSVKPLAKHVPTSLHDREEKSSRIFYGNDSFYVLFRLHQMLYERLLSAKTNSASAEKKWRTSKDTTPPDLYAKFLNALYNLLDGSSDNTKFEDDCRAIIGTQSYVLFTLDKLIYKVVKQLQAIATDEMDNKLLQLYLYEKSRSPGRFFDLVYHENARVLLHDESMYRFECCSDPTRLSVQLMEYGHEKPEVTAVSIDPNFSSYLFSDFLSGLSDTMLSDGVFLGRNKRKNSSSDEASDSLKTMDGVQVANGLECKISCKTSKVSYVLDTEDFLFRLRKRRRLLASGIVPDKLQPSKKDVAKVQRFHSFLAKP, encoded by the exons ATGAAGCGTTCCAGGGAGGACGCCGTCTCGGGGTCACAGCTCAAGCGCCCCACCGTCGCCGCTCGATCCGATCC GCCGACGCAGCCGCAGCCCATGCCTCCGGCGGGtccaccggcgccggcgccacaGCCTCAGGCTGCTGCGCCGGCGCAGCTGTCAGGCGGCTcggcggccgccgctgctgcgGGCCAGAAGCTGACGACCAACGACGCGCTCGTCTACCTCAAGGCCGTCAAGGACAAGTTCCAGGACAACCGCGCCAAGTACGAGGAGTTCCTCGAGGTCATGCGCGACTTCAAGAGCGAGAG GATTGATACCAACGGGGTAATTATCCGTGTCAAGACCCTTTTCAACGGGTACCCTGAGCTCATCCTCGGATTCAACACCTTCCTGCCCAAGGGCTTTGCAATCAGGCTGCAggacgacaaggagaagaagcccGTTGATTTCGTGGAAGCCATCAATTTCGTCAACAAGATTAAG AGCCGGTTCCAGCGTGATGAGCACGTCTACAAGTCTTTCCTGGACATTCTCAACATGTACCGCAAGGATAATAAGTCCATCCAAGATGTTTACCATGAG GTTGCGATACTGTTCTGTGACCATAAAGACTTGCTCGAAGAATTCCAGCACTTCTTGCCTGATACCTCGGTGTCTCAGCAAGCAGAAACTGCTCCAAGAGCTGGTTTGGTTAAGCGGGAAGCCCCTCTAATGCCTCCTGTTGGTAGGAGTGAAAAG CCTAGGGCTTATCCATCACATGCTGACCGTGACACCAGTGTGGATCGTCCTGACGTGGAGCATGATCGCCAGAGAAGACGTCCGGACAAGGAACGGAAGGCAGAAAGAGATAGGAGAGATTATGAGAGAGATGAGAAGGATGTTGAACATGACAGCAAAGACCTGGATGTTGGACTGCGTAAGCGTAAACCTTTTCCAAGCGCAAACCTTACAGGCGCTGAGGCACAGCAGGGTGGTCTCCCAGAGAATCATGGAATAAATGGTGCCTCAGCTTCATCGTATGATAATAAGGATGCATTGAAGA GTGTATACGCACAGGAGTTCCATTTTTGCGAGAAAGTCAAGGAGAAGCTGGAATATGACGCTTACCAGGAGTTCTTGAAATGTCTTCACATATACAGCCAGGAAATTATTACGAGAAGTGAATTGAAGAACTTG GTAAGTGATATACTACAACACTACCCAGATCTTATGGATGGATTTAATGAATTCTTGGATCATTGTGAAAATATAG ATGGATTTTTGGCTGGAGTCTTTAGCAAAA AGCAACCTGGACGGCTAGTTAAAACTGAGGATAAAGAAAGAGATAAGGAACATGAGAGGGAGGAGAGGAACAGAGACCGGGACAGGGAAAGAGAAAAGGAAAGACTTAAGGAAGGTGCTAGCCAGAAACCTTCTGTCACCAAAGACAAGTATCTATCCAAACCAATTTCAGAGCTTGATCTCTCAAATTGTCAGCGATGCACTCCTAGTTACCGGCTTCTACCTAAAAAT TACCCAATGCCTCCGGCAGGCAACAGGACTGATCTTGGAGCCTCAGTTCTTAATGATCACTGGGTATCAGTGACATCTGGAAGTGAAGACTATTCCTTTAAGCACATGCGGAAGAATCAGTATGAAGAAAGTTTATTTAGATGTGAAGATGACAG ATTTGAGCTGGATATGCTGTTGGAATCAGTTAATGCAGCAACTAAGCGTGTCGAGGAGTTGATAGAAAAAATGCAAGATAACTCGCTAAAACCAGAAAGCCCGATACGCATGGACGAGCATTTAACTC CTTTGAACCTAAGGTGCATTGAACGGTTGTACGGTGACCATGGCCTGGATGTGATGGACGTTCTTCGGAGAAATGCCAGTGTTGCACTGCCAGTTATCTTGAGTAGGCTAAAACAAAAGCAGGAGGAATGGTCAAGGTGCCGTTCAGATTTCAACAAGGTTTGGGCTGAAATTTATGCCAAAAATTATCACAAGTCACTTGATCATCGCAGTTTCTATTTCAAGCAGCAAGATTCGAAGAGCCTGAGCGTAAAAT CTCTATTGACCGAGATTAAAGAAATTAATGAGAAGAAAAGAAAGGAAGACGATGTACTCATTGCTATTGCTGCTGGAAATAGGCGGCCTATAGTTCCCAATATGTCATTCGAGTATGTGGATTCAAAAGTCCATGAAGATCTTTATAAGATCGTCAAGTACTCATGTGGAGAAGTCTGCAGCTCCTCGGACCAACTAGACAAAGTGATGAAAATGTGGACAACTTTTCTGGAGCCAATTTTAGGTGTTCAGCCTCGATCCCATGGTACTATGGATGCAGATCTGATTAAACCCAAGAATGGAATCACAAAATCTAGTATTGCAACTCTGGGGGAAAGCAATACTACTACAGATGGAGTTGCTGCCCAGCAAGGTCATGGTGATGAAAGCAAACAACAGGATCAAGCACCATCAGGTGTGGTTAGATTGGCGCGACTGGGTAAAGGAGTTGCCGCAGACTCTCAAAATGGTTCCCATGATGCAGATCGAACTGCTCGTAGAGATGATGAAGCATCAAATATTGCACCAAATGGAAGAGTGCAAGCTGCTGCCTTCATCATAGATGAAATGTCTGCAGTAAGTACCCAGAACATGCCTACTGAGAGATCAGCAGTACAGCATAACAATATTAAGGCAAACTCGGAAATTACACCAG GAATGAATGCTTCTAGAAGTTCACATGCTGGAGTTAGTGTGGCTGGTGGTGCCAGGGCTAGCCATCAAGTATCACCATCTATTGAG GGTGGAGAGACTGGCAGGCCAGGAACATCTTTAAATGGTGGAGGCACCAATGAGGGTAATAAAGGGCGCCTATTTAATGAACCTGCGGCATCACACATTATTTCGAAAGTTGAAAGAGAGGAGGGTGAATTATCTCCTAATGGAGATTTTGAAGAGGACAATTTTGTGCCCATGGAAGATGGAGCATCTAAAACAAAAGAAGGTTCTACAAGCAGAACATCCAAGGTTAGACCTGGTGAAGTAGATACTGAGGCAGCTGGCGAGAATGATGCTGATGACGATGGTGAGGAAAGCACTCAAAGGTCTACTGAGGACAGTGAAAATGCTTCTGAGGCTGGTGAAGATCCATCGGGAAGTGAATCTGGCGATGGTGAGCATTGTTCTCGTGAAGatcatgatgaggaagaagatatggATCATGATGATCAGGATACAAAGGCAGAAAGTGAGGGTGAGGCAGAGGGGACAACTGAGACTCATGATGTTGAAGGAGGCATATCACTACCTTTATCAGAACGCTTTCTGTACTCGGTTAAACCACTGGCCAAGCATGTACCCACATCCTTACATGATCGAGAAGAGAAATCCTCACGTATATTTTATGGGAATGATTCATTTTATGTCTTGTTCAGGCTGCATCAG ATGTTGTACGAAAGATTGCTTTCAGCAAAGACAAACTCTGCGAGTGCTGAAAAGAAATGGAGAACCTCTAAGGATACAACCCCCCCTGACCTATATGCAAA GTTCCTGAATGCACTGTACAACTTACTTGATGGTTCTTCTGATAATACCAAGTTTGAGGATGACTGTCGTGCTATTATTGGTACCCAGTCGTATGTTCTCTTTACTTTGGATAAACTGATATACAAAGTTGTCAAGCAG CTTCAAGCTATAGCAACAGATGAAATGGACAACAAGCTTCTCCAGCTTTATTTATATGAAAAATCAAGATCTCCTGGGAGGTTCTTTGATCTAGTTTATCATGAAAATGCCCGTGTCCTACTCCATGATGAGAGCATGTATCGATTTGAATGT TGCTCAGATCCAACGAGGTTGTCGGTTCAGCTCATGGAATATGGTCATGAAAAGCCTGAAGTGACTGCAGTATCGATTGATCCAAATTTTTCCTCATATCTCTTCAGTGACTTTTTGTCAGGTTTGTCTGACACAATGTTGTCTGATGGCGTCTTCCTTGGAAG GAATAAGCGGAAAAATTCAAGTAGTGATGAGGCCTCTGATTCATTGAAGACCATGGATGGTGTCCAAGTTGCGAATGGTCTTGAATGCAAGATATCCTGCAAGACCTCCAAG GTCTCGTATGTCCTTGACACAGAAGATTTCTTGTTTCGGTTGAGAAAGCGGAGGAGACTTCTAGCCAGTGGAATTGTGCCTGACAAGTTGCAGCCATCAAAGAAAGATGTTGCAAAAGTGCAGCGCTTCCATTCGTTTCTAGCCAAGCCTTAG